A genomic region of Manihot esculenta cultivar AM560-2 chromosome 15, M.esculenta_v8, whole genome shotgun sequence contains the following coding sequences:
- the LOC110601954 gene encoding U-box domain-containing protein 6, with the protein MEDFVVQNLFNGGREAQIQAAAQLGKLTSKQRHKLAERGIISPLISMLQCQDYEAIEAALFALLSLAFGSERNKIRIVKSGLVPVLLELLQCQNGTLTELIMAALLIVSSCAANKLAVASSGAIPILVGILSEDYANDDDDDDDTTNTISMQAKLDAVGTLHNLSTCHQMIPSIVASGVVFTLLQIIHSYEKSSQFVEKAMTLLENLVTLSENALLQTATTSGAIRALVETIEEGSLQCKEQAVVILLLICQSCREKYRGLILREGVMPGLLQLSVDGTWRAKDTAQELLLLLRDCSGYGSRSKQSKHELIEQIMQEIDAEGERVMGTTTLRMLEEMIAKLST; encoded by the exons ATGGAGGATTTTGTGGTGCAGAATCTCTTCAATGGTGGGAGAGAAGCACAGATTCAGGCTGCTGCTCAACTTGGTAAACTTACTAGTAAGCAAAGGCATAAATTGGCTGAAAGAGGGATCATTTCCCCTTTGATTTCAATGCTTCAGTGCCAGGATTATGAAGCCATTGAGGCTGCTCTTTTTGCTTTACTTAGCCTTGCCTTTGGAAGTGAAAG AAACAAGATTCGGATAGTGAAATCTGGGCTTGTGCCTGTGTTGTTAGAGCTCCTTCAATGCCAAAATGGGACGCTGACTGAGCTCATAATGGCTGCTCTCTTAATCGTCTCTTCTTGTGCAGCGAACAAATTAGCAGTGGCATCTTCTGGTGCTATTCCAATCCTTGTTGGAATCTTGAGTGAAGACTATGCAAatgatgacgatgatgatgatgatacgacgAACACCATTAGCATGCAAGCCAAGCTTGATGCTGTAGGGACACTCCACAATCTCTCAACTTGTCATCAGATGATTCCATCAATTGTTGCTTCTGGGGTAGTTTTTACCTTGCTTCAAATAATTCACAGCTATGAAAAATCGTCACAATTTGTTGAGAAGGCAATGACACTTCTTGAAAATCTAGTGACTTTATCAGAGAATGCACTTCTGCAGACTGCCACTACAAGTGGGGCAATTCGCGCATTGGTTGAGACGATTGAAGAGGGTTCGCTGCAATGTAAAGAGCAAGCAGTGGTAATTCTGCTGCTAATATGCCAGAGCTGCAGAGAGAAATACAGAGGATTGATTTTAAGGGAAGGTGTAATGCCAGGATTGCTTCAGTTAAGCGTAGATGGAACATGGAGGGCTAAGGATACAGCTCAAGAACTGTTGTTGCTCCTGAGAGATTGCTCAGGTTATGGCTCAAGAAGTAAACAATCGAAGCATGAACTTATAGAGCAGATTATGCAAGAGATTGATGCAGAAGGAGAAAGAGTCATGGGAACAACAACTCTTAGGATGTTGGAAGAGATGATTGCTAAGCTCAgtacatga